The Saccharomonospora cyanea NA-134 genome includes a region encoding these proteins:
- a CDS encoding threonine aldolase family protein, whose product MTVDSSSAQLPPLDFRSDTLTRPDEHMRSVMARAEVGDNVIDTDPTIRRLEERAAEVLGTEAALWTPSGTMANLVALSTHLRRGDRFLAPRGAHVLVNELGSAAWLAGGMPDPLDHDGGPGRPTPETVRAAAGGSGPYYTLRTTLLSLENTHNAAGGAVTPPDEHALLVAAARDAGLRVHLDGARIWNASVALGVPPAALTAGVDSVSACFSKGLGAPVGSVVAGSAEFVEQARRMRQMLGGGVRQGGVLAAACLVALDRVDDLADDHAKASALAAGLRELGWEVSEPQTNIVLAGVTDVPATLDALRALGILALPMAGKVRFVLHRDVTSDDVADALRRIETGTSA is encoded by the coding sequence GTGACGGTCGACTCCAGCTCAGCCCAACTGCCACCCCTCGACTTCCGCTCCGACACGCTCACCCGGCCGGACGAACACATGCGGTCGGTGATGGCTCGCGCCGAGGTCGGCGACAACGTCATCGACACCGACCCGACCATCCGCAGGCTGGAGGAACGAGCCGCGGAGGTCCTGGGCACGGAGGCGGCGCTGTGGACGCCCAGCGGCACGATGGCCAACCTCGTCGCGCTCTCGACGCACCTGCGACGCGGTGATCGCTTCCTCGCGCCCCGCGGTGCGCACGTGCTCGTCAACGAACTGGGTTCGGCGGCCTGGCTCGCCGGAGGGATGCCCGACCCGCTCGACCACGACGGTGGCCCCGGACGGCCGACCCCCGAGACCGTGCGGGCCGCGGCGGGCGGCAGCGGACCGTACTACACGCTGCGGACCACGCTGCTGTCGTTGGAGAACACCCACAACGCCGCGGGTGGGGCCGTGACACCACCCGACGAGCACGCGCTCCTGGTGGCCGCCGCCCGCGACGCGGGCCTGCGGGTGCACCTCGACGGCGCCCGCATCTGGAACGCCTCCGTCGCGCTCGGAGTGCCGCCCGCCGCGTTGACCGCCGGTGTCGACAGCGTGTCGGCCTGCTTCAGCAAGGGACTCGGGGCGCCTGTCGGTTCGGTGGTGGCGGGCAGCGCCGAGTTCGTGGAGCAGGCCAGGCGCATGCGGCAGATGCTCGGTGGCGGCGTGCGGCAGGGCGGTGTGCTCGCCGCGGCGTGCCTCGTCGCGCTCGACCGCGTCGACGACCTCGCCGACGACCACGCGAAGGCCTCCGCCCTCGCCGCGGGTCTGCGGGAGCTCGGTTGGGAGGTCTCCGAACCGCAGACCAACATCGTCCTCGCGGGGGTCACCGACGTGCCCGCCACACTCGACGCCCTGCGTGCGCTCGGCATCCTCGCGCTGCCGATGGCGGGCAAGGTGCGGTTCGTGCTGCACCGCGACGTCACCTCGGACGACGTGGCCGACGCCCTCCGCCGGATCGAGACGGGGACGAGCGCATGA
- a CDS encoding HAD family hydrolase, translating into MSWVVFDYGEVLCTRTEALPRLAARLGVTQAEFEPAYWAHRDAYDRGCSDETYWKAVADSAGARLDADAVHDLTRIDIEGWSCLHEASARLLDELTANGVRLALLSNAPSSFARFAERQPWAQHFRVRVFSADVHCAKPDPEIFDLLTSRLGARADDCVFFDDRAVNVEGARAAGLRAHVWQGADHARRVLAG; encoded by the coding sequence ATGAGCTGGGTGGTGTTCGACTACGGCGAGGTGCTCTGCACCCGCACCGAGGCGCTGCCCAGGCTCGCCGCCCGGCTCGGTGTGACACAGGCGGAGTTCGAGCCCGCCTACTGGGCCCACCGCGACGCCTACGACCGTGGCTGCTCCGACGAGACGTACTGGAAGGCGGTCGCCGACTCCGCGGGGGCGCGGCTCGACGCCGACGCGGTGCACGATCTCACCCGAATCGACATCGAGGGCTGGTCGTGCCTCCACGAGGCCTCCGCCCGACTGCTCGACGAACTCACCGCGAACGGGGTTCGGCTCGCCCTGCTGTCCAACGCGCCGAGCTCCTTCGCCCGCTTCGCCGAGCGACAGCCGTGGGCCCAGCACTTCCGCGTGCGCGTCTTCTCAGCCGACGTCCACTGCGCCAAACCCGACCCGGAGATCTTCGACCTGCTCACCTCACGCCTCGGGGCGCGAGCGGACGACTGCGTGTTCTTCGACGACCGGGCCGTCAACGTGGAAGGCGCGAGGGCCGCCGGGCTCCGCGCCCATGTGTGGCAGGGAGCCGACCACGCCCGCCGGGTACTGGCCGGCTGA